The following are encoded in a window of Manihot esculenta cultivar AM560-2 chromosome 8, M.esculenta_v8, whole genome shotgun sequence genomic DNA:
- the LOC110620698 gene encoding NAC domain-containing protein 90 — MSFTNLYPTKMEDLTPGFRFYPTEEELVSFYLLNKLEAKRPDLDLVVDKIIPVLDIYEFNPWQLPQHAGDLFSRDPEQWFFFIPRQESEARGGRPKRLTTAGYWKATGSPGNVYSNNRSIGMKRTMVFYTGRAPNGRKTEWKMNEYKAIDAESSSSSSAAASLTLRHEFSLCRVYKKSKSLRAFDRRPMGVEISEMRAQQPAAVQVDEATTSHQNPPMANSPESSWSNEDNPAVPPQTGESSGSILTPIDGDTSWDLDELNWY, encoded by the exons ATGAGTTTTACAAACTTGTATCCCACAAAAATGGAGGATTTGACACCTGGGTTTCGCTTCTATCCTACAGAAGAAGAGCTTGTCTCTTTCTATCTCCTTAACAAGCTTGAAGCCAAGAGGCCTGATCTCGATCTTGTCGTCGACAAAATTATACCTGTTCTTGATATATATGAGTTCAATCCCTGGCAACTTCCTC AACATGCCGGAGATCTCTTCAGTAGAGATCCAGAGCAGTggtttttcttcattccaaggcaaGAGAGCGAAGCTCGAGGAGGAAGACCAAAGCGGCTAACGACTGCCGGATACTGGAAAGCTACAGGGTCGCCTGGTAATGTTTATTCAAATAATCGCAGCATCGGCATGAAAAGAACCATGGTTTTCTATACAGGACGAGCTCCTAATGGTCGCAAAACTGAATGGAAAATGAACGAGTATAAAGCCATCGATGCAGAATCGTCTTCTTCCTCATCCGCTGCTGCATCACTAACC TTAAGGCATGAATTCAGCCTGTGTCGAGTGTACAAGAAATCAAAAAGCTTGCGAGCATTTGATAGGCGTCCAATGGGAGTTGAGATCAGCGAGATGAGAGCTCAACAACCAGCTGCTGTTCAAGTTGACGAGGCAACAACATCTCACCAAAACCCTCCAATGGCAAACTCACCTGAGAGTTCATGGTCAAACGAAGACAACCCCGCAGTTCCACCACAAACCGGAGAAAGTAGCGGCAGCATCCTTACGCCCATCGATGGCGACACTTCGTGGGATTTGGATGAATTGAACTGGTATTAA